A genomic stretch from Pseudomonas sp. MUP55 includes:
- the glmU gene encoding bifunctional UDP-N-acetylglucosamine diphosphorylase/glucosamine-1-phosphate N-acetyltransferase GlmU: MSLEIVILAAGQGTRMRSALPKVLHPVAGNSMLGHVIHSARQLDPQRIHVVIGHGADVVRERLAADDLNFVLQDKQLGTGHATAQAVPFITADTVLILYGDVPLIEVETLQRLLKHVVPDQMGLLTVELDDPTGYGRIVRDAEGKVAAIVEHKDASEAQRAITEGNTGILAVPADRLADWMSRLSNNNAQGEYYLTDVIEMAVSDGLVVATEQPHDPMEVQGANDRKQLAELERHYQLREGRRLMAQGVTLRDPARFDVRGEVTVGRDVLIDINVILEGRVIIEDDVVIGPNCVIKDSTLRKGVVVKANSHIDGAVMGGGSDAGPFARLRPGTVLEAKAHVGNFVELKNARLGEGAKAGHLTYLGDAVIGARTNIGAGTITCNYDGANKHKTVLGEDVFIGSNNSLVAPVNVGDGATTAAGSTINQDVDNLQLGVARARQRNIDGWKRPVKIKKT, from the coding sequence ATGTCTCTTGAAATCGTAATTCTCGCCGCAGGCCAGGGCACCCGCATGCGCTCAGCCCTGCCCAAGGTGCTGCACCCGGTCGCAGGCAATTCCATGCTGGGTCATGTTATCCACAGTGCCCGGCAGTTGGACCCACAGCGCATTCACGTCGTCATCGGGCACGGTGCCGATGTGGTACGCGAGCGTCTGGCCGCAGACGACTTGAATTTCGTCTTGCAGGACAAGCAACTGGGCACCGGCCACGCCACTGCCCAAGCGGTGCCGTTCATTACCGCTGACACCGTGCTGATCCTTTACGGCGACGTGCCTCTGATCGAAGTGGAAACCCTGCAACGCCTGCTCAAGCACGTGGTGCCTGACCAGATGGGCCTGCTCACCGTCGAGCTGGACGACCCCACCGGCTACGGGCGCATCGTGCGTGACGCCGAGGGCAAGGTAGCGGCTATCGTCGAGCACAAGGACGCCAGCGAAGCCCAGCGCGCCATCACCGAAGGCAACACCGGTATCCTCGCGGTGCCTGCCGATCGCCTGGCCGACTGGATGAGCCGCCTGTCCAACAACAACGCCCAAGGCGAGTACTACCTCACTGATGTCATCGAGATGGCGGTCAGTGACGGCCTCGTGGTTGCCACTGAACAGCCCCACGACCCGATGGAAGTGCAGGGCGCCAACGACCGTAAGCAACTGGCCGAACTGGAGCGTCACTATCAGCTGCGTGAAGGCCGCCGCCTGATGGCCCAAGGCGTGACCTTGCGCGACCCGGCGCGTTTCGATGTGCGTGGTGAGGTGACCGTGGGCCGCGATGTGCTGATCGACATCAACGTGATCCTGGAAGGCCGAGTAATCATCGAAGACGACGTGGTGATTGGTCCCAATTGCGTGATCAAGGACAGCACGCTGCGCAAAGGCGTGGTGGTCAAGGCCAACAGTCACATCGATGGCGCGGTAATGGGCGGGGGCAGCGATGCGGGTCCGTTTGCGCGGCTGCGTCCGGGCACTGTGCTAGAAGCCAAGGCCCATGTAGGTAACTTCGTGGAACTGAAAAATGCTCGCCTGGGCGAAGGCGCCAAAGCTGGGCATCTCACCTACCTGGGCGATGCGGTGATTGGTGCTCGCACCAACATTGGCGCCGGCACGATCACCTGTAACTACGATGGTGCCAATAAGCACAAGACGGTATTGGGTGAAGACGTATTCATCGGTTCCAATAATTCGCTGGTTGCCCCAGTGAACGTCGGTGATGGCGCCACCACGGCTGCTGGTTCTACCATCAACCAAGATGTGGATAACTTGCAACTCGGCGTCGCCCGCGCCCGCCAACGCAACATCGACGGCTGGAAACGCCCAGTCAAAATCAAAAAGACCTAA
- a CDS encoding F0F1 ATP synthase subunit epsilon produces the protein MAMTVHCDIVSAEGEIFSGLVEMVIAHGELGDLGIAMGHAPLITSLKPGPITLTKQGGEKEVFYISGGFLEVQPNMVKVLADTVQRAGDLDEASAQEAVKAAEKALNEKGADFDYSAAAVRLAEAAAQLRTLQQIRKK, from the coding sequence ATGGCTATGACAGTCCATTGCGATATCGTCAGCGCGGAAGGGGAAATCTTCTCCGGTCTGGTAGAAATGGTGATTGCACACGGCGAACTCGGTGACCTGGGTATTGCCATGGGCCACGCGCCGTTGATCACCAGCTTGAAGCCAGGTCCGATCACTCTGACCAAGCAAGGCGGGGAAAAGGAGGTGTTTTACATCTCCGGTGGTTTCCTCGAGGTTCAGCCGAACATGGTCAAGGTACTTGCCGACACCGTGCAACGTGCTGGCGACCTGGATGAAGCCTCCGCTCAGGAAGCCGTAAAGGCTGCCGAGAAGGCGCTGAACGAAAAAGGCGCAGACTTCGACTACAGCGCTGCTGCAGTCCGTCTGGCCGAAGCCGCAGCCCAGCTGCGGACGCTCCAGCAGATCCGCAAGAAGTAA